In the Drosophila takahashii strain IR98-3 E-12201 chromosome 3R, DtakHiC1v2, whole genome shotgun sequence genome, one interval contains:
- the Tb gene encoding uncharacterized protein Tb has translation MRGFIILTFLAVAQADVGGYNYAAGSGGSISGGSISGGSLTGGSYSSNYAPVNTEFNKEFFTYSAPEADFEDNRSISDLAQSLKKNLRVVFIRAPENKGLENAALALAKQAAEQQTAIYVLTKQGDLSSLANQLQNLNHVSASKPEVHFVKYRTPEDALNAQRTIQQEYERLGGSSTSHNGGVAPVLDFATKVQQQQQQQVQQQQQVQLIDERRATSGSVTAELEAPSAGYIPPAAAAPSSTYLPVNKVK, from the exons ATGCGTGGATTTATC aTTTTGACTTTCTTGGCGGTGGCTCAGGCTGATGTGGGTGGCTACAACTATGCAGCAGGTTCAGGAGGTTCCATCTCGGGAGGTTCCATCTCTGGGGGATCCCTGACTGGGGGATCCTACTCCAGCAACTATGCCCCCGTAAACACCGAGTTCAACAAGGAGTTCTTCACCTACTCCGCACCCGAGGCTGATTTCGAGGATAACAGGAGCATCAGTGACCTGGCCCAATCTCTGAAGAAGAACTTGCGAGTGGTCTTCATTAGGGCTCCCGAGAACAAGGGTCTGGAGAACGCAGCTCTGGCTCTGGCCAAACAGGCTGCCGAGCAGCAGACGGCCATCTATGTGCTGACCAAGCAGGGCGATCTCTCCAGCCTGGCCAACCAGCTGCAGAATCTGAACCATGTGAGTGCCAGCAAGCCAGAGGTGCACTTCGTCAAGTACCGGACTCCCGAGGATGCCTTGAATGCCCAGCGGACCATTCAGCAGGAGTACGAGCGTCTGGGCGGCTCGTCCACCTCGCAcaatgggggcgtggcaccggTGCTGGACTTTGCCACCAaagtgcaacagcaacagcaacagcaggtgcaacagcagcagcaggtgcaaCTGATTGATGAGCGTCGGGCAACCAGCGGAAGTGTAACCGCCGAACTGGAGGCTCCTTCGGCAGGATACATTCCACCCGCAGCCGCTGCTCCCAGCTCCACCTACCTGCCTGTAAACAAGGTCAAGTAG